Proteins encoded within one genomic window of Kibdelosporangium phytohabitans:
- a CDS encoding FAD-binding oxidoreductase, translated as MTFAGSDSIVAHPGEPGFVAAAAVFNSFAVVEPAAAATVRTPEHVRAAIRYAREHGLGLRVISTGHGAGAARPVLGGMLIRTTMDGEVTVDPRRRVVRVPAGTPWHQVVDATEPHGLAAAHGSSGTTGVVGYALRGGLSVYGRMAGLAANGVRAVELVTADGEHRRVDADHDPELFWALRGGGGGFGVVTAIELALFPVTRVITGAAYWPGSLADRLLEAWLAWAKDAPVTVTTSVRVMNLPDVPDVPREIAGRTTFAVDGVVHADQLDPARRNAEDLLGPLRAIGEPVLDTWQEGDPSEVLRAHMDPSEPLPFLGDHMLLDEMGPVGAAQFLEAAGEGSGTPLVAAGLRQLGGAYAHPAEPGGVLDRVAASYSYAGSGLAFSPDAVAALREHCAKTRRLLAPWDSGRVVPSFVEDFQQPQAHLNAAQAAEVDRVRAMVDPDGLFRADISPLPPESDTGQEVP; from the coding sequence ATGACGTTTGCTGGCAGTGACTCGATCGTCGCACACCCAGGGGAGCCCGGCTTTGTCGCTGCCGCCGCCGTTTTCAATTCTTTCGCTGTCGTCGAACCGGCGGCAGCCGCGACGGTCCGGACACCGGAGCACGTGCGCGCGGCGATCCGGTACGCCCGTGAGCACGGACTGGGGCTGAGGGTGATCTCCACGGGGCACGGCGCGGGCGCGGCGCGGCCCGTGCTCGGCGGGATGCTGATCCGGACCACAATGGACGGTGAGGTGACCGTCGACCCGCGGCGCCGTGTCGTCCGCGTTCCGGCCGGAACGCCGTGGCACCAGGTGGTCGACGCGACCGAACCGCACGGACTGGCCGCGGCGCACGGCTCGTCGGGCACCACCGGCGTGGTCGGCTACGCGTTGCGGGGCGGGTTGAGCGTGTACGGCCGGATGGCCGGTTTGGCCGCGAACGGCGTGCGCGCGGTCGAACTGGTGACGGCGGACGGCGAGCACCGGCGTGTCGACGCGGACCACGATCCGGAGCTGTTCTGGGCGTTGCGGGGCGGTGGCGGCGGGTTCGGTGTCGTGACGGCGATCGAACTGGCGTTGTTCCCCGTCACGCGGGTGATCACTGGGGCGGCCTACTGGCCGGGATCGCTCGCCGACCGGTTGCTGGAGGCGTGGCTGGCGTGGGCCAAGGACGCCCCCGTCACGGTGACCACGTCGGTCCGCGTGATGAACCTGCCCGACGTCCCGGATGTGCCGCGGGAGATCGCCGGGCGCACGACGTTCGCTGTGGACGGCGTGGTGCACGCCGACCAGCTGGATCCCGCGCGGCGCAACGCCGAGGACCTGCTCGGCCCGCTGCGGGCGATCGGCGAGCCGGTGCTGGACACCTGGCAGGAAGGCGACCCGTCCGAGGTGTTGCGGGCGCACATGGACCCGTCCGAGCCGCTGCCCTTCCTCGGCGACCACATGTTGCTCGACGAGATGGGGCCGGTCGGCGCGGCCCAGTTCCTCGAAGCGGCGGGGGAAGGATCAGGGACGCCGCTCGTGGCGGCCGGGCTGCGGCAGCTAGGTGGGGCCTACGCGCACCCGGCCGAGCCGGGCGGCGTCCTTGACCGGGTGGCCGCGAGCTACTCGTACGCCGGTTCGGGCCTGGCGTTCAGCCCGGACGCGGTCGCCGCGCTGCGGGAGCACTGCGCGAAGACGCGGCGGCTGCTCGCGCCGTGGGACTCCGGCCGGGTGGTGCCCAGCTTCGTGGAGGACTTCCAGCAGCCGCAGGCGCATCTGAACGCCGCACAAGCGGCCGAGGTCGACCGGGTACGGGCCATGGTCGACCCGGACGGCTTGTTCCGCGCCGACATCTCCCCTCTGCCACCAGAATCCGACACCGGACAGGAAGTACCATGA
- a CDS encoding aspartate aminotransferase family protein — protein MTAETHAQFRWPAETRSFCAELPFTPRTTIFEYGKGIQLFDARGRGYIDALSGVFVTCFGYDCEPIIAAMTEQLRRGLTFQPPLHGTNQNALRLAHALTGIAPEGITAVKLLSGGSEAIEAAIRLSRVYHAITGNPGKQKVISHYTSYHGATYGSLGLTGVSGVKVFGAPMPGVVHTLSPEAMQREWGLTAEEAADRAAALIEQTIELEGPEQVAALFVETVSQLRELQSPHPSYFTKLREICDRHGVLLVFDEIVTGFGRSGQNFGVDTVGVIPDMICAGKGLSGGYAPLSALLINERVAGPFRDGDGHMAFGTTHTFSGNPIATAAGLAAVTHFTEGDFLPRIQELSVQFRQGLADAIGDRATVNLVGLLCGVSVPDPDNRGIGDLVEAACWERGVIVRGMPYGIMVAPPFVTTPAQLDEICSVVGEAIAQVS, from the coding sequence ATGACCGCCGAGACCCACGCGCAGTTCCGTTGGCCGGCCGAGACACGGTCGTTCTGCGCGGAGCTGCCGTTCACGCCGAGGACGACGATTTTCGAGTACGGCAAGGGTATCCAGCTGTTCGACGCGCGTGGCCGCGGCTACATCGACGCGTTGTCCGGCGTGTTCGTCACCTGCTTCGGTTACGACTGCGAGCCGATCATCGCCGCGATGACCGAACAGCTGCGCCGCGGGCTGACCTTCCAACCGCCCCTGCACGGCACGAACCAGAACGCCCTGCGCCTCGCGCACGCGTTGACCGGGATCGCGCCGGAGGGCATCACCGCGGTGAAGCTGCTCAGCGGTGGCTCGGAAGCGATCGAGGCCGCGATCCGGCTGTCGCGCGTGTACCACGCGATCACCGGCAACCCCGGCAAGCAGAAGGTCATCAGCCACTACACGAGCTACCACGGCGCCACCTACGGGTCGCTGGGCCTGACCGGGGTGTCGGGCGTCAAGGTGTTCGGCGCGCCCATGCCGGGCGTGGTGCACACCTTGTCGCCCGAGGCGATGCAGCGGGAGTGGGGCCTGACCGCCGAAGAGGCCGCCGACCGGGCCGCCGCGCTGATCGAGCAGACCATCGAGCTGGAGGGCCCCGAACAGGTCGCCGCGCTGTTCGTGGAGACGGTCAGCCAGTTGCGTGAGCTCCAGTCGCCGCACCCCTCGTACTTCACCAAGCTGCGGGAGATCTGCGACCGCCACGGCGTGCTGCTGGTCTTCGACGAGATCGTCACCGGGTTCGGCCGCAGCGGCCAGAACTTCGGCGTGGACACCGTCGGCGTGATCCCCGACATGATCTGCGCGGGCAAGGGCCTGTCGGGCGGGTACGCCCCGCTGTCGGCGCTGTTGATCAACGAGCGCGTCGCCGGGCCGTTCCGCGACGGCGACGGCCACATGGCGTTCGGCACGACCCACACCTTCTCGGGCAACCCGATCGCCACCGCCGCGGGCCTCGCCGCCGTCACCCACTTCACCGAGGGCGACTTCCTGCCCAGGATCCAGGAGCTGTCGGTCCAGTTCCGGCAGGGGCTGGCCGACGCGATCGGTGACCGCGCGACGGTGAACCTCGTCGGGTTGCTGTGCGGCGTCAGCGTTCCCGACCCCGACAACCGCGGCATCGGCGACCTGGTCGAAGCCGCGTGCTGGGAGCGCGGCGTGATCGTGCGCGGCATGCCCTACGGCATCATGGTCGCCCCGCCGTTCGTGACCACTCCCGCGCAGCTCGACGAAATCTGTTCCGTGGTGGGCGAAGCGATCGCCCAAGTCAGCTGA
- a CDS encoding DUF2855 family protein, whose translation MSWDLVIARNDLTSHEVRQTALAPLRPGEVRLAVERFGITTVTATYALFGDSPMQFFGVFPGPDGFGRVPVWGFATVAESRSPDVAEGSRYFGYLPMSTHHTVTPEIVPGGFVDSAQQAVPHDWYRTYEIAAPDELDDRRALLHPLFPCSFTLAGYVGQQVAAGVKSVLISSASCKTAIGLADLLSKQDGVSTTGITSGAHKAFVKDLGFYDHVVAYDELGTDAVTDSAFFVDFTNSADRMRAVYQHAGARLTGTVLAGFTHPSESFAPPQLDGPEPQLYFTPAVEQQIMAEVGTDEYRARYRAAEQEFLAGTKSWLVVRNGSGPDAIAESFRTVLAGELSPSVGAVLRP comes from the coding sequence ATGAGCTGGGATCTGGTGATCGCCAGGAACGACCTGACCTCGCACGAGGTCCGCCAGACCGCGCTCGCGCCGTTGCGGCCGGGCGAGGTGCGCCTTGCCGTCGAACGGTTCGGCATCACCACGGTCACGGCGACGTACGCGCTGTTCGGCGATTCGCCGATGCAGTTCTTCGGTGTGTTCCCCGGGCCGGACGGGTTCGGCCGCGTGCCCGTGTGGGGTTTCGCCACCGTTGCCGAGTCCCGGTCCCCCGACGTGGCCGAGGGCAGCCGGTACTTCGGGTACCTGCCGATGTCCACCCACCACACCGTCACACCCGAGATCGTGCCGGGCGGTTTCGTCGACTCGGCGCAGCAGGCCGTGCCGCACGACTGGTACCGCACCTACGAGATCGCGGCGCCGGACGAGCTGGACGACCGCAGGGCGTTGCTGCACCCGCTGTTCCCGTGCTCGTTCACCCTGGCCGGCTACGTCGGCCAGCAAGTCGCGGCGGGCGTCAAGTCGGTGCTGATCAGCAGCGCATCCTGCAAGACCGCGATCGGCTTGGCCGACCTCTTGTCCAAGCAGGACGGTGTGTCGACCACCGGTATCACTTCCGGGGCGCACAAGGCGTTCGTCAAGGACCTGGGGTTCTACGACCACGTGGTGGCCTACGACGAGCTGGGCACCGACGCGGTCACGGACTCGGCGTTCTTCGTCGACTTCACCAACTCGGCGGACCGGATGCGTGCGGTCTACCAGCACGCCGGCGCCCGGCTGACCGGCACGGTCCTTGCCGGTTTCACGCACCCCAGCGAGTCGTTCGCGCCGCCACAGCTCGACGGTCCCGAACCGCAGCTGTACTTCACACCCGCCGTCGAGCAGCAGATCATGGCCGAGGTGGGCACCGACGAGTACCGCGCCCGCTACCGCGCGGCCGAGCAGGAGTTCCTGGCGGGCACGAAGTCGTGGCTGGTCGTGCGCAACGGCAGCGGCCCGGACGCGATCGCCGAGTCGTTCCGCACCGTGCTCGCCGGTGAGCTCTCACCGTCCGTCGGGGCGGTGCTGCGGCCATGA
- a CDS encoding DUF2306 domain-containing protein — MSTGTVPADDQLADPPGRTTGGPSKPVFWRRPWIIPLALVVLGFLIYQLSPFRELNEAKAPIPPHDGFPLYWPLLLTHMFFGTVTMILVVFQLWPWMRTNHPRFHRVSGRIYVVSAVICGICGLAIVRFAPVVGQIGVSIATITWVAVTVMAFVRARQRKFTKHRRLMLYSFAILMNNVWGVVLANILFAIPGVDMLYIFEAVRWVGFVVNMYLVQWWIYRTENRADIRRWRRQEATA; from the coding sequence ATGAGCACCGGGACAGTCCCCGCGGACGACCAGCTCGCCGACCCGCCGGGCCGGACGACGGGCGGGCCGTCCAAACCCGTGTTCTGGCGGCGGCCGTGGATCATCCCGCTCGCGCTGGTCGTGCTGGGCTTCCTGATCTACCAGCTCAGCCCGTTCCGCGAGCTCAACGAGGCCAAGGCCCCGATCCCGCCGCACGACGGCTTCCCGTTGTACTGGCCGTTGTTGCTCACGCACATGTTCTTCGGCACCGTCACGATGATCCTGGTCGTGTTCCAGCTGTGGCCGTGGATGCGCACCAACCACCCGCGGTTCCACCGGGTCAGCGGCCGGATCTACGTGGTGTCCGCGGTGATCTGCGGGATCTGCGGCCTGGCGATCGTGCGGTTCGCGCCGGTCGTCGGCCAGATCGGCGTGTCCATCGCGACCATCACCTGGGTGGCCGTGACCGTGATGGCGTTCGTACGGGCGCGCCAGCGCAAGTTCACCAAGCACCGCAGGCTGATGCTGTACAGCTTCGCCATCCTGATGAACAACGTGTGGGGCGTGGTGCTGGCCAACATCCTGTTCGCCATCCCGGGCGTGGACATGCTCTACATCTTCGAGGCCGTCCGGTGGGTCGGCTTCGTGGTCAACATGTACCTGGTGCAGTGGTGGATCTACCGCACCGAGAACCGTGCCGACATCCGTCGCTGGCGGCGCCAGGAGGCCACCGCATGA
- a CDS encoding FAD-binding oxidoreductase, giving the protein MTRTAPSNTTAVIAPGDARYENAVRCGFNQRFVSDVDYICYPKTTGDVVAAVGDAVAEGKRVTVRSGGHGYEGTASTDGGVLVDVSLMTEVEFDPARRAFSIQPGAKVGALYTELYKRWGVTVPVGECIEVCIGGHLVGGGFGPLSRRYGSIVDFLCAVEVVVVDASGQARAVIATDDPADPDHELWWAHTGGGGGNFGVVTRYWLRTRGAVSDDPAQLLPPAPTTWRNGYLMWPWDKMTEQDFVRILRNYGTWFERNSVPGSREADLTAFFCATHKSSDVITVGSLIDDDIPGARELTNEFFDAVCEGVDVEPSVRHSDDVVSWLYHFTHANRADHNGLGGSRFKLKSAYLRKAYTEDQIARAYRHLDTEDPKKIFFMFIGYGGQVNALPPEATAVAQRSSVLKGAYLSSWWDPAEDDYHIGNLRALYRDVYAETGGVPVTNDANEGAYINYPDRDLADPEWNTSGVPWSTLYYQGNYPRLQQVKQKYDPRNEFRHVLSIELPE; this is encoded by the coding sequence ATGACCCGGACAGCGCCCAGCAACACCACCGCGGTCATCGCCCCGGGTGACGCGAGGTACGAGAACGCGGTCCGGTGCGGCTTCAACCAGCGGTTCGTGTCCGATGTGGACTACATCTGCTACCCCAAGACGACCGGGGACGTCGTGGCCGCGGTCGGCGACGCCGTGGCAGAGGGCAAACGCGTGACGGTCCGCAGCGGTGGCCATGGCTACGAGGGCACGGCGTCGACCGACGGCGGCGTTCTCGTGGACGTCTCGCTGATGACCGAGGTGGAGTTCGACCCCGCGCGGCGGGCGTTCTCGATCCAGCCCGGCGCCAAGGTCGGCGCGCTCTACACCGAGCTGTACAAGCGGTGGGGCGTCACAGTCCCGGTCGGTGAGTGCATCGAGGTGTGCATCGGCGGGCACCTCGTCGGCGGCGGCTTCGGCCCGTTGTCCCGCCGGTACGGCTCCATTGTGGACTTCCTGTGCGCGGTGGAGGTCGTCGTGGTCGACGCCTCCGGCCAGGCACGGGCGGTCATCGCCACCGACGACCCGGCGGACCCCGACCACGAGCTGTGGTGGGCGCACACCGGCGGTGGCGGCGGCAACTTCGGCGTGGTGACCAGGTACTGGCTGCGCACCCGCGGCGCGGTGTCCGACGATCCCGCGCAGTTGCTGCCACCGGCCCCGACCACCTGGCGCAACGGCTACCTGATGTGGCCGTGGGACAAGATGACCGAACAGGACTTCGTGCGGATCCTGCGCAACTACGGCACCTGGTTCGAACGAAACAGCGTTCCGGGCAGCCGCGAGGCCGACCTGACGGCGTTCTTCTGCGCGACGCACAAGTCCAGTGACGTGATCACCGTGGGATCGCTGATCGACGACGACATCCCCGGCGCGCGTGAGCTGACCAACGAGTTCTTCGACGCGGTCTGCGAAGGCGTGGACGTCGAACCGTCGGTACGCCACAGCGACGACGTCGTGTCGTGGCTGTACCACTTCACCCACGCCAACCGGGCCGACCACAACGGCCTCGGCGGGTCGCGGTTCAAGCTCAAGTCCGCGTACCTGCGCAAGGCCTACACCGAGGACCAGATCGCCAGGGCCTACCGGCACCTGGACACCGAGGACCCCAAGAAGATCTTCTTCATGTTCATCGGCTACGGCGGCCAGGTCAACGCCCTGCCGCCCGAGGCCACCGCCGTCGCCCAGCGCTCCTCGGTGCTCAAGGGCGCGTACCTGTCCTCCTGGTGGGACCCCGCCGAGGACGACTACCACATCGGCAACCTGCGCGCGCTCTACCGTGACGTGTACGCGGAGACGGGCGGTGTGCCGGTCACCAACGACGCCAACGAAGGCGCGTACATCAACTACCCGGACCGCGACCTGGCCGACCCCGAGTGGAACACCTCCGGTGTCCCGTGGTCGACGCTCTACTACCAGGGCAACTACCCGCGACTGCAACAAGTCAAGCAGAAATACGACCCGCGAAACGAGTTCCGGCACGTGCTGTCGATCGAACTGCCGGAGTAG
- a CDS encoding metallophosphoesterase family protein has product MSRLDSPIHREIRSTGPSLLAVSDLHIGHKANRELCAQIEPRHPGDWLIVAGDVAEQMAEIEWALRLLAGRFTKVIWVPGNHELWTDPGDPCQLKGVARYDHLVALCRSLGIATPEDPFPVFWDGEVGVTVAPLFTLFDYSMLPPGTYTKEQAFELARSTGVVCTDEFMLHPDPYPTREAWCAARIEYSRKRLAGAVGPTVLVNHWPLVQDPLTVLRNPEFSLWCGTTATADWAYRYDARAVVYGHLHIPRTISVNGVPHVEASIGYPFEWRRYGMRPELYVDVFDPVRPNIEFARARDRRHEHIA; this is encoded by the coding sequence GTGAGCAGGCTGGACAGCCCTATCCACCGCGAAATCCGGTCGACCGGCCCGAGTTTGCTGGCCGTGAGCGACCTGCACATCGGGCACAAGGCCAACCGGGAGCTCTGCGCGCAGATCGAGCCACGGCACCCCGGCGACTGGCTGATCGTCGCCGGGGACGTCGCCGAGCAGATGGCCGAGATCGAATGGGCGCTGCGGCTGCTGGCCGGGCGCTTCACCAAGGTCATCTGGGTACCCGGCAACCACGAACTCTGGACCGATCCTGGCGATCCGTGCCAGCTCAAGGGCGTCGCGCGCTACGACCACCTGGTGGCGTTGTGCCGCTCGCTCGGGATCGCCACGCCGGAAGACCCGTTCCCGGTGTTCTGGGACGGCGAGGTCGGCGTCACCGTGGCCCCGCTGTTCACGTTGTTCGACTACAGCATGCTGCCGCCCGGAACGTACACAAAGGAGCAGGCGTTCGAGCTCGCGCGCAGCACCGGCGTGGTGTGCACCGACGAGTTCATGCTGCACCCTGACCCGTACCCGACCCGGGAGGCGTGGTGCGCGGCCCGGATCGAGTACTCGCGCAAGCGGCTCGCCGGCGCGGTCGGACCGACTGTACTCGTCAACCACTGGCCGCTCGTGCAGGACCCGCTGACCGTGCTGCGCAACCCGGAGTTCTCCTTGTGGTGCGGCACGACGGCCACGGCCGACTGGGCATACCGCTACGACGCCCGTGCCGTGGTCTACGGGCACTTGCACATCCCCCGGACCATCAGCGTCAACGGCGTGCCGCACGTCGAGGCGTCGATCGGTTATCCGTTCGAGTGGCGCCGCTACGGGATGCGCCCCGAGTTGTACGTGGACGTGTTCGACCCGGTGCGTCCCAACATCGAGTTCGCGCGCGCCCGTGACCGGCGCCACGAGCACATAGCCTGA
- a CDS encoding non-ribosomal peptide synthetase, producing MDFPSVHSQFAAQAARTPDAVAVTCGQDELTYRELNARANQLAHRLRRYGAGPETPVAVLMERSAHLVVALLAVLKTGGFYMPLHSAYPRERMQKIMDHAGRPVLLVDREAKQLPGARLLIEADAERAYAEMPGTDPVVPVSPDNTAYVMHTSGSTGEPVGVAVRHEGVLGMIEDSCWGDGGFDRVLAIAPPAFSVSVYELWVPLLRGGQVILAPPGEFDAHFLRQVVTEHRVTGLHLTAGLFRLLAEESPDCLNGVRQVLTGGDVISAAAVRRVMDACPGLVVRAMYGATELSVFVTTAPVARPESGDGIPLGRPMTGVELYVLDGNRDRVPDGAVGELYVGGRRLARGYFGRPDLTADRFVGNPFAGEGERMYRTGDLVRLTGDGQIDFVSRINDQIKIRGFRVEPLEVEHVLAARPGVAHVAVVAREAGSGDKHLVAYVVPEPSGVDIAELRAHAKAHLPDYMVPSAFVAVGALPLTPNGKIDRRALPEPTFDQAAAYEPAVNERQEMLCALFAEVLEVGRVGIDDSFFDLGGQSMLAARVAARIEKGTGVRTTVGDVLNAPTVRELDTWLAKSVPVATK from the coding sequence ATGGATTTCCCTTCCGTACACAGCCAGTTCGCCGCGCAGGCGGCGCGAACACCGGACGCGGTGGCGGTGACCTGCGGCCAGGACGAGCTGACCTACCGCGAGCTGAACGCACGCGCCAACCAGCTGGCCCACCGGCTGCGACGGTACGGCGCCGGACCGGAGACCCCGGTCGCCGTGCTGATGGAACGCTCGGCGCACCTCGTCGTCGCACTGCTCGCCGTGCTGAAGACCGGCGGGTTCTACATGCCGCTGCACTCAGCGTACCCGCGTGAGCGCATGCAGAAGATCATGGATCACGCCGGTCGGCCCGTCCTTCTCGTTGACAGGGAGGCGAAGCAGCTTCCCGGGGCACGTCTGTTGATCGAGGCGGACGCCGAGCGGGCGTACGCCGAGATGCCGGGCACGGACCCTGTCGTCCCGGTCTCGCCGGACAACACGGCCTATGTCATGCACACCTCAGGGTCGACCGGTGAGCCCGTCGGTGTCGCCGTGCGGCACGAGGGCGTGCTGGGCATGATCGAGGATTCCTGCTGGGGCGACGGTGGATTCGACCGCGTGCTGGCGATCGCGCCACCGGCGTTCAGCGTCTCGGTCTACGAGCTGTGGGTGCCGTTGCTGCGCGGTGGTCAGGTCATCCTCGCGCCGCCCGGCGAGTTCGACGCGCACTTCCTGCGCCAGGTGGTCACCGAGCACCGCGTCACCGGGCTGCACCTCACGGCCGGGCTGTTCCGGCTGCTGGCCGAGGAATCCCCGGACTGCCTCAACGGAGTCCGGCAGGTGCTCACCGGTGGTGACGTGATCAGCGCGGCCGCGGTCCGCCGGGTGATGGACGCCTGCCCCGGACTGGTCGTGCGGGCGATGTACGGCGCCACGGAGTTGTCGGTGTTCGTGACGACCGCGCCGGTGGCCCGTCCGGAGTCCGGCGACGGGATCCCGCTCGGCCGCCCGATGACCGGCGTGGAGCTGTACGTGCTGGACGGCAACCGCGATCGAGTGCCGGACGGGGCCGTCGGTGAGCTCTACGTCGGTGGACGGCGGCTCGCCCGTGGCTACTTCGGCCGTCCCGACCTGACCGCGGACCGGTTCGTCGGCAACCCGTTCGCGGGCGAGGGCGAACGCATGTACCGCACCGGGGATCTGGTGCGGCTGACCGGCGACGGCCAGATCGACTTCGTGTCCCGGATCAACGACCAGATCAAGATCCGCGGCTTCCGGGTGGAACCGCTCGAAGTCGAGCACGTGCTCGCGGCCCGGCCGGGTGTGGCCCACGTCGCGGTCGTGGCACGGGAAGCCGGATCCGGTGACAAGCACCTGGTCGCGTACGTCGTGCCCGAACCGTCCGGAGTGGACATCGCGGAGCTGCGGGCGCACGCGAAGGCCCACCTGCCCGACTACATGGTCCCGTCGGCGTTCGTCGCGGTGGGCGCGCTGCCGTTGACGCCGAACGGCAAGATCGACCGGCGCGCGCTGCCGGAGCCGACGTTCGACCAGGCCGCGGCCTACGAGCCGGCCGTGAACGAGCGCCAGGAGATGCTCTGCGCGCTGTTCGCCGAGGTGCTCGAGGTCGGCCGGGTCGGCATCGACGACAGCTTCTTCGACCTCGGCGGGCAGTCGATGCTCGCGGCACGGGTCGCGGCCCGGATCGAGAAGGGCACCGGCGTCCGCACCACCGTGGGTGACGTGCTGAACGCGCCGACCGTCCGCGAGCTCGACACCTGGCTGGCCAAGTCCGTCCCCGTCGCAACCAAGTGA
- a CDS encoding condensation domain-containing protein produces MTGSPLSFNQEFLLAFDSGHEVNGAFGERHTLVNAWRLTGPVDIAALQGALDDVVARHGVLRTTLERDGSEAGGGRQVVHPATAAHLTVLGVDDANRDHEAEALLNDIDAQPFNVRELPLLRAVLGRFDEKDSVLVLATHHAGTDGWSMGILVRDLAACYTARVTGKPVDLPHAPQYTQFAEWQRQYGSPTPEQVEYWRGKLAGAGMVAIPTDRPLPPDTVDVYAAHRFVIDDELSGMAKEFARSMRSTLFMVLLAAHKLQLRDMTGVAEVMIPTFTAGRYDDRFTDTVGPFFNLVPLLTDLSGARHLRDAVTRVRTTCLEAYANDIPFGDIVSAAPQITKAFGDPNGSVAAFEVLQHPDFADDLVFGDATGTAIRDRRVSQAVAANIPNGGVWALEVLRSGRIAGSLKYNRNCFDDSTIVEIATDFQRRLRSALT; encoded by the coding sequence ATGACCGGATCACCGCTGTCCTTCAACCAGGAGTTCCTGCTGGCGTTCGACTCTGGCCACGAGGTCAACGGCGCCTTCGGCGAACGCCACACGCTGGTCAACGCGTGGCGGCTGACCGGGCCGGTGGACATCGCCGCGTTGCAGGGGGCGTTGGACGATGTCGTGGCACGGCACGGTGTGCTGCGCACGACCCTCGAACGTGACGGCAGCGAAGCGGGCGGCGGCCGTCAGGTCGTGCACCCCGCGACCGCGGCGCACCTGACTGTGTTGGGTGTGGACGACGCCAATCGCGACCACGAGGCCGAAGCGCTGCTCAACGACATCGACGCGCAGCCGTTCAACGTCCGGGAACTGCCGCTGCTGCGCGCGGTGCTCGGCCGGTTCGACGAGAAGGACTCGGTCCTCGTCCTGGCCACGCACCACGCGGGCACCGACGGCTGGTCGATGGGCATCCTCGTCCGTGACCTCGCCGCCTGTTACACCGCGCGCGTGACCGGCAAGCCGGTCGACCTGCCGCATGCCCCGCAGTACACGCAGTTCGCTGAGTGGCAACGGCAGTACGGCTCCCCCACGCCCGAGCAGGTGGAGTACTGGCGGGGCAAACTCGCCGGCGCGGGCATGGTCGCCATACCGACCGACCGGCCGCTGCCACCGGACACGGTCGACGTCTACGCCGCGCACCGGTTCGTCATCGACGACGAACTGTCGGGTATGGCGAAGGAGTTCGCCAGGTCGATGCGCAGCACGCTGTTCATGGTCCTGCTCGCCGCGCACAAGTTGCAGCTGCGGGACATGACCGGGGTCGCGGAGGTGATGATCCCGACTTTCACCGCCGGCCGGTACGACGACCGGTTCACCGACACCGTCGGCCCGTTCTTCAACCTCGTGCCGTTGCTGACGGACTTGTCCGGCGCACGGCACCTGCGGGACGCCGTCACGCGTGTGCGCACGACGTGCCTGGAGGCGTACGCGAACGACATCCCGTTCGGGGACATCGTGTCCGCGGCGCCGCAGATCACGAAGGCGTTCGGCGACCCGAACGGGTCCGTCGCCGCGTTCGAGGTCCTGCAACACCCCGACTTCGCCGACGACCTGGTGTTCGGTGACGCGACCGGTACGGCGATCCGCGACCGGCGGGTGTCGCAGGCGGTCGCGGCCAACATCCCCAACGGCGGCGTGTGGGCGCTGGAGGTCCTGCGGTCCGGGCGGATCGCGGGCAGCTTGAAGTACAACCGCAACTGCTTCGACGACAGCACGATCGTCGAGATCGCCACCGACTTCCAGCGCCGCCTGCGCTCGGCCCTGACGTGA